TCTGACCAACAAGGTGAAAAATCAGGGCGATATTCCTGCCTATGGTTTTGTTCCACCGTATATCGATGGCCTGAAAGCGTCAGTTCCAGAGTGGTTCACCTGGCCACAGGCGAAACGTAATGAAGAAGCGAAAAAGCTGCTGGCAGAAGCGGGCTATACCGCAGACAAACCGCTGACGCTGAGCCTGCTGTACAACACCTCCGATCTGCACAAGAAAATGGCGATCGCAGCGGCTTCTATCTGGAAACAGAATATCGGTGTGGACGTTAAGCTGGAAAATCAGGAATGGAAAACCTTCCTCAGCACGCGTCATCAGGGAACCTATGATGTTGCCCGCGCCGGATGGTGTGCAGACTATAACGAACCTTCAACCTTCCTGAACAGCATGCTGTCAGACAGCAGCAGTAACACCTCGCACTATAAGAGCAAAGAGTTTGATGCACTGGTGGCGAAATCCTTGCAGGTGAAAACCGATGAGGAGCGCGCTGCGATTTACCAGCAGGCGGAATCGCAGCTGGATAAAGACGCTGTCACCATACCGGTCTATTACTATGCGAATACCCGACTGGTGAAACCTTATGTTGGTGGATTAACCGGTAAAGATCCGCAGGATAATGTTTACGTGAAAGATCTTTATATCATCAAGCACTAATAATAATGGCTGGCACACGCTGTTGTGCTGCCAGCCTTTTATAGGTACGAGCAATGTTAAAATTTATTCTTCGCCGCTGTTTAGAGGCGATTCCGACACTATTTATCCTGATCACCATCTCGTTTTTCATGATGCGATTGGCACCCGGCAGCCCTTTTACCGGTGAACGTAATTTACCGCCGGAAGTAATGGCGAATATTGAAGCCAAATACCATCTGAACGACCCCATTATGACGCAGTACGGCAACTACTTGCTGCAATTGGTGCAGGGTGATTTCGGTCCTTCATTTAAATACAAAGACTATTCCGTGAACGATCTGGTCGCGACGTCTTTCCCTGTTTCTGCAAAACTGGGGGCTGCGGCATTCGTTCTGGCCGTTGTTTTTGGCGTGAGTGCCGGCGTGATCGCCGCGCTGAATCAGAATACGAAATGGGACTATACCGTGATGGGCTTTGCCATGACGGGGGTGGTGATACCCAGCTTTGTCGTCGCGCCGTTGCTGGTGCTGATTTTCGCCATTACGCTGCGGTGGCTGCCCGGCGGTGGGTGGAACGGCGGGGCACCCAAATACATGATTTTACCGATGGTGGCACTGTCTTTGTCTTATATCGCCAGCATCGCGCGTATTACCCGAGGATCGATGATCGAAGTTTTACACTCTAACTTTATTCGCACCGCGCGCGCCAAAGGGCTGCCGATGCGTCGCATCGTCCTGCGCCATGCGTTAAAGCCTGCGCTGCTGCCTGTTCTCTCTTATATGGGGCCGGCGTTTGTGGGGATTATTACCGGTTCGATGGTCATTGAAACCATTTTTGGTTTACCGGGTATTGGGCAACTGTTCGTAAACGGTGCACTGAACCGCGACTACTCACTAGTACTGAGCCTGACGATTCTGGTCGGCGGCTTAACCATTTTATTTAATGCGATCATTGACGTGCTCTACGCTGTTATCGATCCGAAAATTCGCTATTAATTGGGGGCGTTATGTTTTGGAATCGAAAAAACGTTGAAGCGTTAGAGAACTTCACCGAGCAGGCCGAGATTGAAGGGCGCAGTTTGTGGCAGGATGCGCGTCTGCGCTTTATCCACAACCGTGCGGCGCTGGCCAGTCTGCTTGTTTTGGCCGTGATTACCCTGTTCGTAATCTTCGCCCCGATGTTGTCTGCATTTGACTACGCGGATACGGACTGGGGAATGATGTCAGCGGCACCGGATATGACGTCTGGACACTATTTTGGTACGGATTCCTCCGGTCGTGATCTGCTGGTCCGTGTTGCCATCGGGGGCCGCGTCTCGCTGATGGTTGGCGTCGCGGCGGCGCTGGTTGCGGTGATCGTCGGAACGCTGTACGGCGCGATGTCCGGTTATCTGGGCGGGAAAGTGGATTCGGTAATGATGCGTCTGCTGGAAATCCTCAACTCATTCCCGTTCATGTTCTTCGTTATTCTGCTGGTGACGTTCTTCGGGCAGAACATGCTGCTGATCTTCGTGGCTATCGGCATGGTGTCCTGGCTGGATATGGCGCGTATCGTGCGCGGCCAGACGCTGAGCCTGAAACGTAAAGAGTTCATCGAAGCGGCGATGGTTTCCGGTGTGTCCACGCGCGGTATCGTATTACGCCACGTTGTGCCTAACGTGCTGGGTGTGGTGGTCGTTTACGCCTCTCTGCTGGTGCCAAGTATGATCCTGTTCGAATCCTTCCTGAGCTTCCTGGGTCTGGGAACGCAGGAACCGTTAAGCAGCTGGGGCGCCTTGCTGAATGATGGTGCGAACTCAATGGAAGTGTCGCCGTGGTTACTGTTCTATCCGGCGGCGTTTCTGGTTGTCACGCTGTTTTGTTTTAACTTTATCGGCGATGGCCTGCGTGATGCCCTCGACCCGAAAGATCGCTGAGGAATATCGACATGAGCAAGATTGAGTTAACTGGCGCGCACGACGCGCTGCTACATGTTCAGGATCTCCGGGTAACGTTCAACACGCAGGATGGCGACGTGACGGCGGTTAACGACCTGAACTTCACGCTTAACGCGGGTGAAACACTGGGGATTGTTGGTGAATCCGGTTCCGGTAAATCACAAACTGCGTTTGCGTTGATGGGGCTGCTGGCTCGCAATGGGCGTATCGGCGGCTCGGCACGTTTTCGTGGCAAAGAAATTCTCAATTTGCCTGAAAGCCAGCTGAATAAGCTGCGTGCTGAAGAAATCAGTATGATCTTCCAGGACCCGATGACGTCGCTGAACCCTTACATGCGCGTCGGCGAACAACTGATGGAAGTGCTGATGTTGCACAAACGCCTGAGCAAAAGCGAAGCGTTTGAAGAATCCGTCAAAATGCTGGATGCGGTCAAAATGCCGGAAGCGCGCAAGCGTATGAAGATGTATCCGCATGAGTTTTCCGGCGGGATGCGTCAGCGTGTGATGATAGCAATGGCGCTGCTGTGCCGTCCGAAGCTGCTGATTGCCGATGAACCGACAACGGCACTGGATGTGACGGTTCAGGCGCAGATTATGACGTTGCTGAACGAGCTGAAGCGCGAGTTTAATACCGCCATCATCATGATTACCCATGATCTGGGGGTTGTTGCCGGTATTTGTGACAAAGTGCTGGTGATGTACGCCGGGCGTACGATGGAATACGGCGTTGCACGCGATGTCTTTTATCATCCGAGCCATCCGTATTCCGTCGGTCTACTCAATGCCGTGCCGCGTCTGGATGCGGAAGATGACGTGCTGGCGACCATTCCGGGTAATCCGCCTAACTTACTACGTTTGCCGAAAGGATGTCCGTTCCAACCACGCTGCCCATATGCGATGGATGTTTGCCATAGCGCACCGGCGCTGGAATCTTTTGGTGATGGCCGCTTGCGCGCCTGCTTTAGAGCGATTGAGGAGGTGGTATGAACAACGCGGACGAGAAGAAGGTGTTGTTAGAAGTGGACGATCTGAAAGTCCATTTTGATGTCAGAGATGATAAGCAGTGGTTCTGGCAGCCACCGAAAAAATTGAAAGCGGTCGATGGTGTGACGCTGCGTTTATATGAAGGCGAAACGCTGGGCGTGGTGGGGGAATCCGGCTGCGGCAAGTCTACGCTGGCGCGTGCCATTATCGGGCTGGTAAAAGCGACGGACGGACGCGTCACCTGGCTGGGAAAAGATCTGCTGGGTATGAGCGCCGATGAATGGCGCGCCGCGCGGAGTGACATTCAGATGATATTCCAGGATCCACTGGCGTCGCTGAACCCGCGTATGACCATCGGCGAGATTATTGCCGAGCCGTTAAAGGTTTATCATCCAGAGCTGGATCGACAGACGGTGAAAGATCGTGTGAAAGCGATGATGCTGAAAGTTGGGCTGCTGCCGAACCTGATCAACCGCTATCCGCATGAGTTCTCTGGCGGGCAGTGTCAGCGTATCGGCATCGCGCGTGCGCTGATTCTGGAACCGAAGCTGATTATCTGTGACGAACCGGTTTCCGCGCTGGATGTGTCGATTCAGGCACAGGTGGTTAACCTGCTGCGTCAGTTACAGCGTGAAATGCGCCTGTCGCTGATTTTTATCGCCCATGACCTATCGGTCGTGAAGCACATTTCCGATCGCGTGTTGGTGATGTATCTGGGTCATGCGGTAGAGCTGGGAACCTACGATCAGGTCTATCAAAACCCGCAGCACCCGTATACGCGCGCGCTGATGTCTGCTGTGCCGATTCCCGATCCCGATCAGGAACGGAACAAGAAGATACAGTTGCTGGAAGGGGATTTGCCTTCACCGATCAATCCCCCATCGGGCTGTGTGTTCTGCACGCGCTGTCCGATTGTCGGTCCTGAGTGTTCGAAAACCCGGCCATTGCTGGAAGGGAGCTTTACGCACGCGGTTTCGTGTTTGAAGGTCGATCCGCAGGCGCTGTTACCGGTGGCAGAAGCTGAATCACAGTAATCCGTTTTATCGGCTACTGATGTAAAAAAGGCGTCTCCTGCGGGAGACGCCTTACGTTTAAGCAAGAGAAATTATTCTTTCCACAAAATGTGGCAAAGTTTGTGGTCTTTTTCCCGGCAAATCAGCACGCGGGCAAAAATATCCGTGATCTCTTCACCATCTTCTTCGGCCAGCCCAATGACGACTTCGGCAAAAAAGTCAGGATTCAGGTCGAAATCAACATGCTCTGCCCAGTCTTCAGCAGGGTCGAATAACTCTGCGCCGCCGCGCTCTTCGAATTGCAGGTTGAACAGCAGAATATCTGCCGGATCGAGGTTATCAGCCGCGAGTTCCAAAAAGATGTCGTAGGCCTGTTCCAGTGCTTCGTCTTCGGTCAGGCGATTATTCAAATCCATAACGTAATTCCTGTTAATTCCCAATAGCCTTATTAGAACACGGGAAAACGCGTATTTATAGCAGGGGGCTGAAAAAGTAGAACAGCCGCTCGACGATGCGTTGCCAGTAAGGGCGGTTTTGCCACTGCGTCGCGTTTAACAGACGTGAACGGGCGATATAGTCTTCCTGTACGCAGGCTAAATCGCTGCCGAATCCGGCATCGTCAATCACCAGCGTAATTTCAAAATTCAGCCACAGACTACGCATATCCAGATTCACCGTACCAACCAGACTGAGCTGCCCATCAACCAGTACGCTTTTAGTGTGCAGCAGTCCGTCTTTGAACTGATAAATTTTTACGCCAGCGGCCAGCAGTTCCGTGAAGAACGCGCGACTGGCCCAGCCGACCAGCACGGAGTCATTCTTGTGCGGAACAATAATGCTGACATCGACTCCACGCTGAGCGGCGGTACAGATGGCATGCAGCAAATCGTCGCTGGGTACGAAATAGGGGGTTGTCATGATCAATTGCTTACGTGCCGAATAGACGGACGTCAGCAGCGCCTGATGAATCATTTCTTCCGGGTAACCGGGGCCGGAGGCAATAACCTGAATGGTATGGCCGCTCTCCTGTTCGAACGGCATAACGTTAACATCCGGCGGCGGCGGAAGCAGGCGCTTGCCCGTCTCCATTTCCCAGTCGCAGCAGTAAATAATCCCCAGCGTGGTCGCCACCGGGCCTTCAATACGCGCCATCAGGTCGATCCATTGCCCAACACCGGCATCTTGTTTGAATAAACGGGGATCGACCATATTCATGCTGCCGGTATAAGCGATACGGTTGTCGATCAGGATGATTTTACGGTGCTGTCGCAAATCCATGCGGCGAAGGAAAGCACGGAACAGATTCACTTTCAGGGCTTCGACCACTTCGATCCCGGCGGTGCGCATCAATTCGGGGTGATGCTGGCGGAAAAATTGTACGCTGCCGGCAGAGTCCAGCAGAATGCGGCAGTGTACCCCGCGTCGTGCCGCGGCGATAAGGGAAGAGGAGACTTGCTCAACCAGGCCGCCGGGTTGCCAGATGTAGAACACCATTTCGATGTTGCTGCGTGCGAGTTCAATATCACGCAATAGCGCTTTAATGGTGTCATCAAACGTGGTCATCAACTGCAACTGATTGCCTTTAACGCCGCCAACACCTTGCCGTCTTTCACACAGCTGAAATAACGCGCTGGCGACTTCACTATTTTCCGTCGCGAAAATACGGCGATATTCTTTTAATTCGCGTAGCCATTTTGCCGTTGATGGCCACATTTTGCTGGCACGTTCGGCTCGACGTTTGCCGAGATGGAGCTCGCCAAACGAAAGATAAGCGACAATACCGACAAGTGGCAGAATATAAATTACCAATAGCCAAGCCATCGCAGAAGGCACAGCCCGACGTTTCATCAGAATACGCAGGGTCACACCTGCAATCAGCAACCAGTAGCTAAAAACCAGTAACCAACTTATTACGGTATAAAATGTCGACATAAAAGCAGCATAGTTCCCTTCTGCAAAGAATTAACAAAGTGTACTCATAGATTTATGAAAGGGGAAATGCCTTTCCTCTGAATATCCCCGTCATACTTCAAGTTGCCTGTGCGACTCGAATTATTTAGGGAATAAAAGTGATGAGTAAGAAGATAATAGTTGAGAAAGGGATTCACTGATTGTCGCCGCGTATTAGGGGGGTATAATGCCCAGCGCGAGTGTATTAACAAGAGTCGCATAATGAAACGCAGTCGGAATGAAGTGGGTCGCTGGCGGATGTTACGTCAGGTCCAGCGCAGAAGAAGTCGCTGGTTGGAGGCTCAATCACGTACGTATCGTCATATTCGCTCTGCCCGTTATCTGCAACAAAAGCAGCAACGACGCGCATTGCTCTATGCGGTAACCTACGACTGGTAAGCCAGTGAGGAAAATAGCGACCCGATGTCTGGTCGCTATTTTTTTATCACACGGTTTACTACTCGCGGGGTTTATTTCCTCATCGGCTCATCCCATGACTGGAATGCGCTGCGCCATTGTTCTCTGATCGATCATCGGGTTAATGTCATCTTCCGTCGAGGGCAGGATAAACAGCGATACCGACGTATTTAAGCGTTCCGTTTGCTCCAGCAGTGAGGCGAAGGTGTGTGCGGAGGCTTCAACCTGTCCCGCATTTTCCCTGACGGTGTCGTTCAGCGTGCTGAGGCGGGCGGTGACTTCATGAATGCTCTCGTTCTGCTGGTGCGATATCTCCGAAATCTCACTCAGAAACGCGCCCGTGCCTTTCGCGGTCTGAATGATGTGTTGCAGGCTGTCATTCAGTTTGTTCACCAGTCGTGTTCCTGCGGTTACGCTGTTATCTGAATCACGAATCAGCACATTAATATTTTGTGCAGAATGGCTGCTTTGCGAAGCCAGCGTGCCGACTTCCCGTGCGACAACGGCAAAACCTCGTCCCATCGTTCCAGCTCGTGCGGCTTCAATGGCGGCGTTCAATGACAAGATATGCGTCTGAAACGCGACGTTCTCTATCATCCCAATGGCTTCTGTCATCTCACGCGTTCTGCCTGCAATGTCTGACATCGCCACCTTGACGTCATTCATCATCGTCTCACCCTGTGCGGCGATCTTGCTGGTATCTTCCGCGTGCAAATTAGCCTGTTGGGTATGCTGGGTATTTTGTTCCAGATGCTGGCTAAGCTGAATAATATGTTCTGTGGTGACTTTGAGCTCGTGGGATTGGCGGTTTGCCTGTTCGGAAAGCCGATGGTTATCTGCCGCGACCCGATCGACCTGCGTCACCATGTGGTCAACGCCCTGACGAACCTGATTGACCAGGTTCACGAGACCTTCCTGCATTTGAATGACGCTGGTATTAAGCTGTTCAACTTCTCGTGTACCGCGCGTCTTTGTATTGACCGCGTGCGAAAGGTCGCCCGCTGCGATCAATTTTAAATGAGCAATAATATGCGTCAGCGGACGAATAATGATCCGATTCACGCCAATCCACACGGCGATGGCGATCGCCAGCAAGAGCCCCAGAACCGTAATGAAAATCGTTTTTGCGTTATCGAGAGAGGATAAAAATTGTTGTCCATGTTGTTTTTGCAGCGCATCGGTATCTTGCAGATAGTGTGAATACTTCTGGGTAAAATCGCTTTGGTAAGCCTGCACCGGAACGGCAAAGAAAATATCGATCTGATTAGTGGTCTTTATTCCCTCGGCCAGCTCGACAAGCCCGGAATAAAGCTGGCTGTAGCTCTTTTTCAAATCGATAAACGCCGTGGTGTCGGCTTCAGCCGTCGTGACCGTCCCTAGTAATTGGTAGTGCTCCTGTGCCTGTTTGAGAGACACTTCCGCTTCATCCATCAGGCTGTGCCAGCTACCTTCAGACCCCGTTTCTTTGTCTACCAACAAATAAATGCCCGCGCGGTTGAGCTTGTCGCTGGCATTCATTACTTCCATCCGTGCTTTATCCATTAAGGCTTGCTGCTGGCGAAGGCTCTCGTTAGCGGAAATATCCTGCCGAACCTGAGTCATCGTTTGAGAAATGACGCCGACGGAAACCAATTGCAGTAAAGAAAATAACCCAATGATCAATAACAATCCGGCGAGAATACTGAGGCGATGACGGCGGCGGATACGTGCAACTCCGTTTCGCAAAATCGCAGGCATTAACATGATTGTTGACCCTCTATAGATGAATAGCGGTCAAACTATCACGGTTAAATGACTAAAATATTTCAGCTTTTGACGGGGGCGAAAAGGGCCATGGCTTTTTCATGCAACCATGACCTGTATCAATTGAACCCTTAAAACACTTTCTTGAATGGCTTCACGCTGACGTGTTTATAGACATCTGCCGCGAGGTAGGGGTCGGCGTTGGCCCATGCTGTTGCCTCATCCAGCGATGTGAATTCGGCGATAATCACGGAGCCGCTAAAGCCAGCCTGACCGGGATCCTCGCTGTCGATAGCAGGCAAAGGACCTGCGGTAATCAGTCGGCCTTGATCGCGCAATGCCTGTAAACGGGCAAGGTGGTCTGGTCTGACCGACAGGCGTTTTGCTAATGAATCAACATTATCTTCAGCATAAATGACGTAGAGCATAGCGACCTCATTGGTGGGAAGGTACCCTTTATCGTTTGGGGGGCCGGGTTTGAGGTCCCCAACGGTCAAACGCTATCGGGTAAGAGAAACGAGTTTCTATCATCATACGTGATGTTGTTTAAAGACAATAGTGCGAGGACAATAGGTTGATTTGCCAGAGTAATCCCCCCACGACTTCGGTTTTTTTAACAATTCCACGGGTTGTTATTGAATATGATTGCTATTTGCATTTAAACTTGGGCGGCATAAGAGGATAAAGACAGACTATGCCGCAAAAAAAGTTTTTTTTGACCCGCCGTTACTCATGGCCATTTATACTTTCAGTCGGTTTTCACGGTTCACTGATTGCAGGTTTGTTGTACGCATCATTTAATAATTCAATCGAATTACCGCAGGAATCTAAGCCCATCAGCGTTGTGATGGTGAACCCTGCGGCCTATGAAGCGGCACCTGCTGCGAAATCTGCCCCGGAGCCAGAACCGGTAAAGCAGCCCGAACCAGAGCCGGAACCCATTCCAGAACCGGAGCCATTGCCGCAGCCGGTTCCTATGCCATTACCTGAACCAAAGCCCAAGCCGCCGAAACCTAAACCGGAGCCTAAGCCGGTGAAGAAGGTTGAGCAACCGAAACCGGTTAAACGTGAACCGACGGTTGAAAAACAGCCGCCTTCGCCGTTTACCAGCACAGAGCCAACGCGCAATGTGACTAATGCGCCAGTGAAGCAGGCACCAGCACCCGCAGCAAGCACGCAGTCAAGCGGGCCACGTCCGTTGAGCCGTGCACAGCCTCAGTATCCGGCTCGTGCGTTTTCTCTGCGCGTTGAAGGGCGGGTAAAAATGCAGTTTGATGTGGACGAGTCAGGACGTGTTGACAACGTGCGCGTGCTTTCTGCTGAACCGCGCAATATGTTCGAACGTGATATCAAACAGGCCATGCGTAAATGGCGTTATGAAGCGGGTAAACCGGGCAAAGATTTGGTTGTGACCATCGTATTTAAAATTGACGGCGGGGCGGCAGTCGAATAATTCACGCCAGTACAAAGAAACGGGACGCCATCTTTAGCAGATGACGTCCCGTTTTCGTATCAATCGCTATTCAAGGCAGCTTACGCCGATGAACGCTAAACGTTACTCGCTTGGCGTGAAGTTGCTTTTACCTGCGGGCAGTTCGCGCGGATGGCCTTCTTCATCTACGGCAACGTAGGTGAATAACGCTTCGGTAGCCCGATAGCGCTGACCAATCGGCTCAGAGGAGACTTTCTTCACCCACACTTCAACGTTGACGTTGATAGAGCTACGGCCAGTGCGTAAACAACGTGCATAGCAGCAAACCACATCGCCGACGGCGACAGGTTTTAAGAATGACATCCCATCAACCCGTACGGTAACGACACGTCCCTCGGCAATTTCTTTCGCCAAAATCGCGCCGCCGATGTCCATTTGCGACATCAACCAACCGCCAAAAATATCGCCGTTCGCATTGGTATCGGCTGGCATTGCCAGCGTGCGGAGAACCAGTTCGCCCTGTGGTAACACGTTTTGTGTGCTCATTGTGTCTATCTCGCTTTGGCTATTGCTGTTGCTCGCTTTTTTCTTCTTCTGATTTTTCCTGATCGTTAGGCAAGTGACGATAGATATAAACGCCACAAATCAGCGTAAACAGCAGCGTCACACCGGTCAGACCAAAGACTTTGAAATTAACCCAAACGTTTTGCGGTAACCAGAAGGCAATATAGATGTTAACCAGTCCACACACCAGAAAGAACATGGCCCAGGCGAAATTCAGTTTCCCCCAGACGGGCTGCGGCAAGGTTAACTCTTTACCCAGCATTTTTTGAATCAGGGTCTGTTTCATCACAAACTGGCTAACCAGCAGAGCGGCAGCAAATAACGCATAGATGATGGTGACTTTCCACTTGATAAACAAATCGTTATGGAACACCAGCGTAAGCGAACCGAAAACGACGACCATGGCAAAGGTGACCAGCGTCATTTTCTCTATTTTACGATACATCACCCAGGTGACCACGAGTGACAGTGCCGTTGCGGCAATCAGTGCACCCGATGCGATATAGATGTCATAAAGTTTATAGGCCGCAAAAAAAACGACCAACGGTATAAAATCAAGAAGTTGCTTCATTATGTCAATCCATCACTCAACAGTGTCGTAATTATAACCCGCGAGAGTTATCTGATAGCTCATGCCATTATCCTTTATTGTGGAACACCATTCCCGAGATATTGTAATAATTTGCAGAAAATTACGATTGGGTAGATAGCGAACGGAGATTTGGCAGAACCTATGCCACCAGAGCGATGGCATAGGCAAAGAGCGGTAATTAAGCGCGCAGCAGCATATAAAGGCGGAACAGATAAATGAGCAGGATCGCGGAGATCAGATTGCCCAAGCCATTCAGAACCACGCCGAGCACGGTCGGTGAGGAAATCGGTAACTTCGATACGATCAGCAAAATAGCGATTTTAGCCAGTAGCCACATCACGATGGCAGGCGCGGTTGCACGCAAGTTACCGTAAGCCAGTTTGGTACTCACTTTAATGGCGTTGAAAATCCCGCTTTTTTCCGTGACGACAATCACGGGGGACAAACTCAGCGCAATAGCGAGCAGCACGCCAGGAATGACCAGAAGCATCATGCCAAGCTGGATGAGCAGGGTGCACAGCAGGATCAGGATAAGCAGACGCAGTAAAAAAGGTGCAGAGGCACCAATTGCTCGCAGTGCACTGGTGCGCTGTCCGTCAGAAACCAGCTGGATCAGCATCAGAACCCCGCCCGTCAGCAGCGCATTGCCCACTAACGCAGCAAAGGTGCCTGCTGCCGACATTTTCAGTAACACGGTTTGTTGTTCCGGTGTCATCTGCTGAATCATATCCATCAAGCCAGCTTCGACAGAAGATGACAGATCGCTGCTGGAACTGCTCAGAATCTGTAACTCGTCTCCAGAAGGCGATAGTGCATGATTCAGTATGACAGTAATGAATGCCGTCAACAGTGACATCATTAAGATGCTGATGAACTGGTTGCGGGTGAAATTCATTGTGTCACGGTACAACGTGTTAGCCGTGATAGGCATGCAGGCTCCTTGAAAAAGATAAATCGACAGAGAGAACTTAACTCCCAATTGTAACCTGTTAATTCGCGCTGTGGCACCCCGTCAACGATGCAATGCTGCTTTTCCCCTCACTATGAGGTCAGTGTGGCATGGCTACTCATCGTGGCGCTTATCGCCACCTGCGGCATATTCGACATCCTCACACTACTATTGATCTAGATCAATTTCATGGATTTTAATGAGTTAGCGATAAATGATTCAGTTCAATTTGGGCGTAAAATCTTTAAAAGATGTGATCTGGCTTAAAACAAGAATACCTACTTAGGGGTATATTTCGCTCGAAATTTAAACCCTATAAATGGAGTGGGTAATGAAAAAGACATCTTTCTTATTGTTGGCAGCGGCGCTCATGCCTGCATTGGCACAGGCTCATCAAGCGGGTGATTTCATTGTTCGGGCAGGTTCAGCAACCGTACGCCCTGCTGAAAGTTCGGATAACGTACTGGGTTTAGGTGAGTTTCAGGTTAGTAACAATACGCAACTGGGGCTGACTTTTAGCTACATGGTGACGGACAATATTGGGGTTGAATTACTTGCCGCCACGCCGTTCAAACATAAAGTCGGAACACCGGGAACGGGGACTATTGCGGAGGTTAAACACCTGCCGCCTTCACTGGTTGCGCAGTACTATTTTGGTGATACTCAAGATAAATTACGTCCTTACTTGGGCGTTGGTTTGAATTACACGATGTTCTTCGATGAGAAATTTAATGATACGGGGACAAGTGCGGGTCTGAGCGATCTGAGCCTGAAGAATTCCTGGGGCCTTGCTGCACAGGCTGGGTTGGATTACAACCTGGATAAAAACTGGCTACTTAATATGTCTGTATGGTGGATGGATATTGATACCGATGTGAAGTTTAAAGCCGGTAACGATCAGCAAAGCATCCATACCAAACTTGATCCCTGGGCCTTTATGTTTGGTGTAGGTTATCGCTTCTGATTGTTAATTTAGTTTGATGTGAAGAATAAATAATTTCCGGGAGAAATTTTTAACGTTGCGTTAGCAACGACCCGGAAGAGGGGCCAAGGATGGCACGCCATAAAAAAACGGCGACGTAAGTAACGTCGCCGTTTTTATAGACAGGAAATAACAAACCAATAAAGAAAACGCTATTTTTATTACAGCAATTATCTAGCTGGCGTTAGCCATTAGAAATTGTATTGTACACCAACGCGGTAGCGAGTTTGACGCTCATCCGTTGTTGTGCTGCCTTTGACGTTACCGATCTGAGCGTAAGGCGTCCAGTTTTTGTCGAATTTATAAGCCAGTTTAATGTCGTGGCTCATTTCATAATTTTCGTTATCAGCCAGATACCACTGAGCGCCTGCTTTGTTGTTCTTGTTGTATTCAAATTCGTATTCAACCACAAAGTTGGCTGGCAGTTTATAACCCAGCGTACTGGTGATGGTGTAGCCAGTGATAGCAGTAGGGTTTGTAGCAGAATTCGGGTTACCGATGTTATTGCTGTTACGCAGAT
The nucleotide sequence above comes from Pectobacterium brasiliense. Encoded proteins:
- a CDS encoding Tar ligand binding domain-containing protein — translated: MLMPAILRNGVARIRRRHRLSILAGLLLIIGLFSLLQLVSVGVISQTMTQVRQDISANESLRQQQALMDKARMEVMNASDKLNRAGIYLLVDKETGSEGSWHSLMDEAEVSLKQAQEHYQLLGTVTTAEADTTAFIDLKKSYSQLYSGLVELAEGIKTTNQIDIFFAVPVQAYQSDFTQKYSHYLQDTDALQKQHGQQFLSSLDNAKTIFITVLGLLLAIAIAVWIGVNRIIIRPLTHIIAHLKLIAAGDLSHAVNTKTRGTREVEQLNTSVIQMQEGLVNLVNQVRQGVDHMVTQVDRVAADNHRLSEQANRQSHELKVTTEHIIQLSQHLEQNTQHTQQANLHAEDTSKIAAQGETMMNDVKVAMSDIAGRTREMTEAIGMIENVAFQTHILSLNAAIEAARAGTMGRGFAVVAREVGTLASQSSHSAQNINVLIRDSDNSVTAGTRLVNKLNDSLQHIIQTAKGTGAFLSEISEISHQQNESIHEVTARLSTLNDTVRENAGQVEASAHTFASLLEQTERLNTSVSLFILPSTEDDINPMIDQRTMAQRIPVMG
- the yciA gene encoding acyl-CoA thioester hydrolase YciA, translated to MSTQNVLPQGELVLRTLAMPADTNANGDIFGGWLMSQMDIGGAILAKEIAEGRVVTVRVDGMSFLKPVAVGDVVCCYARCLRTGRSSINVNVEVWVKKVSSEPIGQRYRATEALFTYVAVDEEGHPRELPAGKSNFTPSE
- a CDS encoding YciC family protein — translated: MPITANTLYRDTMNFTRNQFISILMMSLLTAFITVILNHALSPSGDELQILSSSSSDLSSSVEAGLMDMIQQMTPEQQTVLLKMSAAGTFAALVGNALLTGGVLMLIQLVSDGQRTSALRAIGASAPFLLRLLILILLCTLLIQLGMMLLVIPGVLLAIALSLSPVIVVTEKSGIFNAIKVSTKLAYGNLRATAPAIVMWLLAKIAILLIVSKLPISSPTVLGVVLNGLGNLISAILLIYLFRLYMLLRA
- the ompW gene encoding outer membrane protein OmpW, coding for MKKTSFLLLAAALMPALAQAHQAGDFIVRAGSATVRPAESSDNVLGLGEFQVSNNTQLGLTFSYMVTDNIGVELLAATPFKHKVGTPGTGTIAEVKHLPPSLVAQYYFGDTQDKLRPYLGVGLNYTMFFDEKFNDTGTSAGLSDLSLKNSWGLAAQAGLDYNLDKNWLLNMSVWWMDIDTDVKFKAGNDQQSIHTKLDPWAFMFGVGYRF
- the tonB gene encoding TonB system transport protein TonB; translation: MPQKKFFLTRRYSWPFILSVGFHGSLIAGLLYASFNNSIELPQESKPISVVMVNPAAYEAAPAAKSAPEPEPVKQPEPEPEPIPEPEPLPQPVPMPLPEPKPKPPKPKPEPKPVKKVEQPKPVKREPTVEKQPPSPFTSTEPTRNVTNAPVKQAPAPAASTQSSGPRPLSRAQPQYPARAFSLRVEGRVKMQFDVDESGRVDNVRVLSAEPRNMFERDIKQAMRKWRYEAGKPGKDLVVTIVFKIDGGAAVE
- a CDS encoding YciI family protein, with amino-acid sequence MLYVIYAEDNVDSLAKRLSVRPDHLARLQALRDQGRLITAGPLPAIDSEDPGQAGFSGSVIIAEFTSLDEATAWANADPYLAADVYKHVSVKPFKKVF
- a CDS encoding septation protein A, with the translated sequence MKQLLDFIPLVVFFAAYKLYDIYIASGALIAATALSLVVTWVMYRKIEKMTLVTFAMVVVFGSLTLVFHNDLFIKWKVTIIYALFAAALLVSQFVMKQTLIQKMLGKELTLPQPVWGKLNFAWAMFFLVCGLVNIYIAFWLPQNVWVNFKVFGLTGVTLLFTLICGVYIYRHLPNDQEKSEEEKSEQQQ